The following DNA comes from Cellulophaga sp. HaHa_2_95.
AAAGTGCCGTCAGTAGCATTGGTTACTTCATTACCTACAATTCCATCATTCTCTGTTACGGTAACTGATCCTAAATCTACTAATTCCCATGTTGAACTAGTATTATTCCATCTCATTACTTGACCATCCGAATTACCATCAGCCAATTTTTCTAAAGTAACTGCTGTATCTGCAATATCTGCACTTGCAATAGTACCATCTACAATCTCTGTAGTGGTAATCGCATTATCTGCCATCTTTGCATTCGTAATAGCATTATCTGCTATCTCTAAAGTAACATCATTTAATGTTGAATTTACTCCACCAGAAACTACAATATCCGTAGAAGAAATTGTTCCATCACCTATTATATCTGTAGGATCTACTGTAACGGTATATTCCGTATTGTTGCCTGTTGTAGTATTCGTAATATTTACACCTGTTCCTTCTACAACTGAAGTTGTTTTTTGATTTGCTACTATTGTCGGTTCTAAATCTAACGCTGTAGAAGCTTCACCATTTATGGTACTTACTAATTCGTTATTGGTATCTAAGGATAATTCGTTACTATTTATAATAGCAACGCCCGCACCAGTAACCCCATCAACAGTCGTAGTTAATGTATTTACGGTACTAGTATTTGAAACCGTTGTCGCTGGAACTAAAGTAGCTTTATCTATCCACTCTACAGCTCCTGCAGCATTTGTAACCAATACGCGATCATTTCCTCCAGAAGCAATATCTTCCGTTAAAATTGTACCGTTTACTATGTTCTCTGTTTGAACAGCATTATCTGCTAACTTATCATTAGTCACTGCATCTGATGCTAATTTATCTGTTACAATAGCTAAGTCTTCTACCTTAAAAGGATCCGCTACAGTTCCTAAACCCGTAATAGTTACTTGATCGGCAATAGCATCAAAATCTGACTTATCAATCCACTCTACAGCACCAGTTGCATCGGTAACCAATACTTGGTCATTTCCTCCTGAAGCAATATCTTCCGATAAAATTGTACCGTTTACTATGTTCTCTGTTTGAACAGCATTATCTGCTAACTTATCATTAGTCACTGCATCTGCAGCTAATTTATTTGTTACAATAGCTAAGTCTTCTACCTTAAAAGGATCTGCTACCGTTCCTAAACCCGTGATAGTTACTTGATCCGCAATAGCGTCAAAATCTGACTTATCAATCCATTCTACAGCACCAGTTGCATCGGTAACCAATACTTGGTCATTTCCTCCTGAAGCAATATCTTCCGTTAAAATTGTACCGTTTACTATGTTTTCTGTTTGAACAGCATTATCTGCTAACTTATCATTAGTCACTGCATCTGCTGCTAATTTATCTGTTACAATAGCTAAGTCTTCTACCTTAAAAGGATCTGCTACAGTTCCTAAACCCGTAATAGTTACTTGATCCGCAATAGCATCAAAATCTGACTTATTAATCCACTCTACTGCACCAGTTGCATCGGTAACCAATACTTGGTCATTTCCTCCTGAAGAAATATCTTCCGTTAAAATTGTACCGTTTACTATGTTTTCTGTTTGAACAGCATTATCCGCTAACTTATCATTAGTTACTGCATCTGCAGCTAATTTATCTGTTACAATAGCTAAGTCTTCTACCTTAAAAGGATCTGCTACAGTTCCTAAACCCGTAATAGTTACTTGATCAGCAATAGCATCAAAATCTGACTTATTAATCCACTCTACTGCACCAGTTGCATCGGTAACCAATACTTGGTCATTTCCTCCTGAAGCAATATCTTCCGTTAAAATTGTACCGTTTACTATGTTCTCTGTTTGAACAGCATTATCTGCTAACTTATCATTAGTCACTGCATCTGCTGCTAATTTATCTGTTACAATAGCTAAGTCTTCTACCTTGAAAGGATCCGCTACCGTTCCTAAACCAGTAATAGTTACTTGATCAGCAATAGCATCAAAATCTGACTTATCAATCCACTCTACAGCACCAGTTGCATCAGTAACCAATACTTGGTCATTTCCTCCTGAAGCAATATCTTCCGTTAAAATTGTACCGTTTACTATGTTCTCTGTTTGAACAGCATTATCTGCTAACTTATCATTAGTTACTGCATCTGCAGCTAATTTATTTGTTACAATAGCTAAGTCTTCTACCTTGAAAGGATCCGCTACAGTTCCTAGACCAGTAATAGTTACTTGATCGGCAATAGCATCAAAATCTGACTTATCAATCCACTCTACAGCACCAATTGCATCGGTAACCAATACTTGGTCATTTCCTCCTGAAGCAATATCTTCCGTTAAAATTGTACCGTTTACTATGTTCTCTGTTTGAACAGCATTATCCGCTAACTTTTCGTTAGTTACTGCATCTGCTGCTAATTTATCTGTTACAATAGCTAAGTCTTCTACCTTAAAAGGATCTGCTACAGTTCCTAAACCCGTGATAGTTACTTGATCGGCAATAGCATCAAAATCTGACTTATCAATCCACTCTACAGCACCAGTTGCATCGGTAACCAATACTTGGTCATTTCCTCCTGAAGCAATATCTTCCGTTAAAATTGTACCGTTTACTATGTTCTCTGTTTGGACAGCATTATCCGCTAACTTATCATTAGTCACTGCATCTGCAGCTAATTTATCTGTTACAATAGCTAAGTCTTCTACCTTAAAAGGATCCGCTACAGTTCCTAAACCAGTAATAGTTACTTGATCGGCAATAGCATCAAAGTCTGACTTATCAATCCACTCTACTGCACCAGTTGCATCGGTAACCAATACTTGGTCATTTCCTCCTGAAGCAATATCTTCCGTTAAAATTGTACCGTTTACTATGTTCTCTGTTTGAACAGCATTATCCGCTAACTTATCATTAGTCACTGCATCTGCTGCTAATTTACCTGTTACAATAGCTAAGTCTTCTACCTTAAAAGGATCCGCTACAGTTCCTAAACCCGTGATAGTTACTTGATCGGCAATAGCATCAAAATCTGACTTATCAATCCACTCTACTGCACCAGTTGCATCGGTAACCAATACTTGGTCTACGCCACCTGAAGCAATATCTTCTATTAAAATTGTACCATTTACTATGTTTTCTGTTTGAACAGCATTATCTGCTAACTTTTCGTTAGTTACTGCATCTGCTGCTAATTTATCTGTTACAATAGCTAAGTCTTCTACCTTAAAAGGATTTGCTACCGTTCCTAAACCTGTAATAGTTACTTGATCGGCAATAGCATCAAAATCTGACTTATCAATCCACTCTACCGCACCAGTTGCATCGGTAACCAATACTTGATCTACGCCACCTGAAATAATATCTACTTCAACATCTCCTAGTAAAGCATTAGCATCTCCTGAAATAGTAATTGTTCCATTTGGTGAAGTTATATTACCATCGCCTTGAAGTGTAGAAACATCAACACTTACAGTACCCCCATTTTCTAACTGTAGTGTTAATTGATTTGTAAGCTCATCAAAACTAAAGTCCTGAAGTTGTTGATCATCGGAAGAAGTTAACTCCCAAGAATTTCCATCCCAAAAATAAATTGTTCCGGTATCTGTGTTTACATAAACATCGCCAATATCTGCTCCTGTTGGAGTTGTCATTCCTGGACTAGTGACATCTGTTCCGCTTAATACTTCACAATTACACTGATCTTCTAAAGTCACCGTAGTTTGCGAAATGGCAACAGTAGTCATTAATAGGAATACTAGTAAAAAGAAATTTTTAATCATGGGTGTGGGTTAACTTAAACTTTAATTGGGTACTTGTAAATAAGTAGGAGGACTACCAATAACTGATAGACACTTTTACTCTTTACAAAATTAACATTTGCTTATGCTAGGGGAAATAAATGTTGTGTATGTGTAAATTAGTAAGGTATAGCAAGTAATAATTGAGGTCTTGATTTTTAAAAAAGTGTATTTTATCGAACTCCTTAATGAAAACAGTGCTTGAGAAAGATTGAAATTTGCAGTAAACCAACTGATTAGTTTGTTTTTACGCGATAGGTTATTCTTCTATTCGTAATTACCGTGTAGTTTTTTATAATACTAAAAGGTGAGAATTCTGAAGTGGAATTTGAGATTGTAGCTGTTGACGTAATAAAATTACCCGCTGCAATCGTAAGCGGTCCAGTTATCACAAATTTAAATTTATTTGTAGTATCTGTATTACCATCTACATCTGTATAAGGACTTACTGCCGCAGATACATCTGCCGCAGAACCTTCAACTACGGTTGCTAAATAAATTTGTCCTTCTCCATAATCTGTAGTATATCCTAATTGATTATCTCCTGTAATAGCACTACCTTCATTAATATCTGTTAAAAATATTTCAATAGTAGCTCCTGGTCTTGACCAACCTTCTATAACTAAATTAGGTCCTGAAACAAATGCATTTGCAATTATTGGAAAATTCAGCAATCCGTTTGGCCCCGAATCTGCATCTGCAGCATCATTTATAGTGACTCCATCTCCTAATGCATTGGAAGCATCTAAATCAATACCTAAAGCATTCGCAGCCGTTCCATTAGCAAAAATGGAATTTTGTGAAATTAAATTTCCAGACGTAGCTCCTCCAGAAATAACAATTCCGGAGCCACCATTAGAGGCTATTATATTTTTTGAAATTTGAGAGTTATCACCATCTAGCTTAATTCCTGCATTTTCGATTACACCACTACATAGACCCCCATTTTGACCAGAATTTGTAATTGTATTTTCATTAATCATTAGATTACCTACATAACCGCTAGCATCAATACCAAGTGCACCAGCTTTTTCAATTAAATTACCTGTAATGTTAATACCAGAACCATTTTGTATCTTTATATTATCAAAACAAGTTCCTGTGCCATTTGTCGTTATTTGATTGCCCTGAATTAACGTACTAGCACCTCCATTTATTAATATACCTGCATCCGACGTAGTAGCAATATAATTATCACGTATAACAATTTCACCACCAACAACTTCAACTCCATAATCAATATTCCCTGAATTATTACCTTGAGCGTTGACACCTATAAGGTTTTCTGCTACTAAAGCATCTCCTGAATTTATACGAATTCCAGCATTATTATTTGCATATATTGATACATTCCTAATTACTGTATTGAGCGCTTGAATCCTTATTACATCTCCTGCATTTCTATGAATCTGAATTTCAGGATTGACAAAAGTTGTTAAGGTATTTGCAGAAACACCAACACTTGAGCCACCTGATCCAGTAGTTCCTATATTTGTATCTCCAGAATATGCTGTTTGCGTTCTTCCATCGATACTAGTATTATTATCTGTAATTACGGCTAAAGATTTAGCATTTGGAATGAAGATATCAAAAATACCTGATGCATAATTTGTATCGGCGGTTCTACCCTGAACATCACCCACAGGAGGAATCATAAATATAGAAATATCTTCTCCTGAAATTGGATCAAAAATTGAATTTGGTAAAATATCTAAATTTGTTTCTCCTAGGGTATTTGAATTTATAATAAATTGATTTAAAGATCCTTGACCATCCTCATTAGTATTGACTATTGTATTAAAATTAAAACCAAAATTCAAACCTACAATACCTTCGTTAGAAATATTTACAGTAGATACCGTTTTAGCATTATTTAGTGTACCTTCTCCTGAATCTGGAATGGAAGGATTTAAACCACCAATCCGATCTACACTAGTAAAACCAGTTATGGTTCCAAAATCCGAACGATATGTAGGTACTCCAAAACAGTCACTGCAAGTTATTCCATTATCTCTCGTTGATTTTACAGTAGCATTTACAACTCTAACGAGATAATTACCATTGGCCATACCTCCAAATACATATTGGCCTTGATCATCTGTTGTTGCTATATCCACTAAAGTGTTGCTAGAATTATACAATTCTACCGTAACTCCCTCAATTAATTCTCCCGAAGAAGTTGCCAAGGATCTACCCACACCACCTCCATAATTTATGTCCTCATATACTTTTCCCGTAATAATATTGGATGGTACTTTCAATAGCACAGCATTCATAATAACATAATCTTGTCCAACATTTACGGTAGTCGTAGCAGAACTTTCTCCTACCCCTATAAAAGTTGAAACATCAAAAGTATCTAAATCAAGTCCATAAGAAGTAGAATTATTTACAACTGGAAAAACTGTATTGTCAAAAATTGTTGAATTAAAAGGATTATTTTTAGTCACTCCATCATTATCTCCATCCCCTACTAAACGATTTGCTCCTGAACTTGGAGTACTAAAGGTCAGAGATTCATTATTTGCTAAAGTATCATCGCCTTCCCAAGATAATACCGTGGTTTTAGCTCCTAATGAGCCTATTGAGTAAAAACCACTCAAGGTAAATGTGCTTGTAGCAATTCCTGAAGGATAATTAGCCCCACTATCTCCCTTGTATCCCTCGTACAAATTTATAGTTACTGCAGGTAATGAAGACTCTTGATAAAAAACCATCATTGACCATCCCCCCATAACAGTTGATGTAGCACAATAGTCACCACCATTATCAATTGTAAGACCTGAAAAATCAAAAACATTCGTTGAAGGTGAAGCAATATTTTCTACCAATGAAGTGACATCTGCAACATAGCCATAAAATTGTAAGTTAGCGCCATTAAAACTTAAAGCCGAGCCATATATTTTTGATGCTTTTACATTAACTCCCTCAAATATGACATTATCATCCGGTACTTGACTCGAGTGCGACCAATATAAATATGCTTTATCTATCACTGCACCTGTAGGAATTGGAGAAAGCAATGTATTGGAAGATAAAGTAGTAATCGCACAAGCATTAGAATTATCTCCTGTCCTTAGTGATCCTCCAGTAGTTGAATAGTCATAGTAGCCATTAAATTCATCCATTAAAACTAATGGAGTGTTATTAGGTATAGGCACATCATTATCTGTTATCGTAATAGTTGCTGTTTTAGTATTTAAAGTTGCCCCTCCAGAAACATTGGAAAAATTAATAGTAAAGTCTTCTGTATTTTCACCATACTCATCATTTATTATCGGAACAGTTATTTGTAATGTCTGACCAGATGCTCCCGAAAACGATAAGCTGCCAGGGGTATTTGTAAAATCAATGCCATTAAGCGCTGAACCTTCTGCGGTAGAGTAATTAAAAGTAAAAGCAGAAGTATTTGCTCCAGAATAGGTAACATCAAAAATTGCATTTCCCACTTCTTCTACAACCGTGGTATTAGTTACGTTTATATTAATCATACAATAGCTTATGGCATCTACACTAAAAGAACTACCCGTACTAGAATTACCCCTAAATAAAAGATATTCAATAGTACGACTTGCGGTATAGGTTACATCAAATGTTGAACCAAGTGGTGTATTTGTTGAAGTGTATTGTACCAAATTGTTATAACCAGCAGTTTCTTCATCTGAACTATATATCAATAAACCAGCGTTATTTGTATTTCTACGCAATCTGATGGTTATTCGAGTCCCTGCTAAAACTGGATTCGCTAAATGAACTACCAATTGAGAATTATTATTATTGAAAACAGTAAATTGATTATTTGCTGGTCCCAATATACTATTGGTATTAGTAATATTAGCAGCAAAACTAGTTGCTGTTGCATACTCACTACTTGGACACTGTGCTTTTGCAATTTGTAGTGCCAAAAAAAACAGCACTAATGTTATTATTATTTTGTTAATCACGATAAAAATTTTGGTTAGTGCTAGAATAAAGCTATTCAACACCCAAAAATATGTATCCCTACGTCTGATTGGAAAATTTTGTTGTGTAGCTAGGCAAACTTGAAGTATATCCCTACAAAAATATTGTTAACGTATTGTGCTACTTTGTTAAATAAACTCAAATTAAGTTAAAAATAAAGGTAATTCGGCATAAAGCAAAAAGGCAGCTACCTTTAGAGTAGCTGCCTTTTTAATAGTATTCTGAGGGTTATTATTCTCTAATAATGAATTCTGATCTTCGATTTAAATCGTGCTCTTTAGAGGTACACCTAGAATTATTACCACAATTATTTACCAGCTTGGTTTCACCAAAACCTTCCCCTTCCAATCTGTCTTCAGAGATGCCTTTAGAAATCATATAACCGACAGTAGATTCTGCTCTTTTTTGAGACAACCATAAGTTATAAGCGTCCTTACCACGACTATCCGTATGCGAATTAACTTTGATCTTCAAACTTGGATATTTCTCCATCGCTGCAATAACTTTCTGAATCTCAATTTCTGCATCTGGTCTAATATTATATTTATTAAGATCGAAATAGATGGTACTTAATTGTAACAACTTAGCTAAATCATCACCAAAACCACCAGAAACATTATCACGTTCTAAGTAAAAATCGATCACTTTAGGTTCCCCATCAGACTCTCCCATATATTCTTCTGAAGGAATATAACCGTCTGTCATAGCACGAACAAAATTTCCTTGATCACAATCTATTACAATTTCATAGTAGCCGTTAGCATCCGTAAGCGTTTGTAAAATTTCAATATTATCTTCATTGATTACTTTCACCGTAGCCCCCACCAAAACTTGATTTGAGATTTTATCTCTTACAATACCTGAAATTTCTTGTCTACATTCTAACTGCAATGGGATGTTTTCTACAAAGCTATAGATGTCATCATTCCCTAATCCCGTATCTCTATTTGATGCAAAATAACCTGTTCTATCTTCTTCATTAAAGATAAACGTAAAGTCATCTAACTGCCCGTTGATAGGCTCACCAACATTTTTTACAGCTCCTGTATAGTCGTTGTCTCTAATTTTAGTCGCAAAAACGTCTAAACCTCCCAAACCTGGGTGACCTTCCGATGAAAAGTATAACACATCTTCACTAGTTACAAAAGGAAAAGTTTCTCTTGCCTCCGTATTTATAGTACTTCCTAAATTCTCCGGAGTACTAAAAGTTCTATCATCATTAATAGTTACTTTAAAAATGTCTGATTCCCCTAGAGTACCAGGCATGTCTGATGCAAAATATAATGTTTTTTCATCAGGACTCAACGCCGGGTGCGCAACAGAATAGCTATCACTATTAAAAGGAAGTTCTTCTAAATACGCTACTATACTGTCTTGGATTATAGCCCTAAAAATCTTTAAACGAATTACGCCGTCTTCATCTTTTGTTGACTTACCTTCTTTAAAATTATTTCTCGTAAAGTATATAACACTACCATCTCTAGTTGCTGCCACTGTAGATTCATGTAGTCTGCTGTTAATATTTTTATTCATTTTAACAACGCTACCCATCGATAAGCTATCGGCATTCACTTTATAGATATCTAAGAAATCTTTAGAATTCCAGGTATGTCTATATCTCGCTAAGTTCCCTGTATCTCTATCTGATGAAAACAACAAACCTTCTTTGTAATATGCGGGTGCAAACTCTGAATAGACCGTGTTAAATTCAAAAGAACCAATAGTATATCTTCCTGAGTTTTCTTTAATTTCTTTTCTATAATCTCTGTCTGCCGTAAAATTATTAGCTCTATAATCTCCAGAAGAAGTGATCTCCGAGAATTTTTTCATTAACTCATCTGCAGCTTCATATTCGCCTAAACTTCTTAAGGTTTGAGCATATCTAAAATAATAATCTGGAGTAACATCAGATTCAAACTCTGTTACCAATCTCTTGTAAATTTCAGATGCATTTTTATAATCAGCATTGAAATAATAAGAGTTTCCTAGATTTTTTAAAAGTTCTGCAGATACAAAACCTTTATCCAAAACTTTTTTATAAATATCTATCGCTGGACTAAATGAGAATTCATTGTATTTAGCATTAGCGCGTTCAAGACTTTTTTCTTGTGCGGATAAACTTCCAATTGAAATAAGTAGTAGAACTACTGTAAAAAGTATTTTTCTAACCATAATTGTAATTTAGAAGAAACGTGGTGACACTAATTTTTGGAATGACTTCATTAGCTCATATCTCAAAAAGATTTCAAAAGAACCATCATTAAATCTTGTAGAACCTAACTCCGTTGTTTCCTTATCATAAGCCAATCCAATCATGAACTGATCAGATATTTGAAAACCTGCCATAGCACTTACAGCCGCATCCCATCTATATGCAGCACCGAATGTAAATTTTTCGTTGTACATAAAGTTCGCAGATAAATCTACTTGCAATGGTGCACCACCAACTACTTTCGTTAAAAGTGCAGGCTTAAATTTGAATTCACTTGATAAATCAAAAACATATCCCGTAATGGCGTAAAAGTTAATACGTTCTTGCGCTAAAAAAGTGATAGAATTTGATTCTCTTGCTGAATTATCAAAGTGATCTGTTTCCAATAAATTTGGAGCAGATAAGCCTAAATAGAATTTATCGGTATGGTAATAAGCTCCTATTCCAAAATTTGGAGAAAACTTATTTTCTATATTATCTCCTGAAACAGCCTCACTATCAAAATTTCTAAGCTTATTGAAGTCTAAATTCAACAGGTTACCCCCAGCTTTTAAACCAAAAGATAATTTTGCAGTTTGTGACACATCAATTGTGTACGATATAACTCCATCAAAATAGGTTTCTTGAACGGTACCATTACCTATCTCATCATTTACTATAGATACACCGTACCCTAATCTACTATTTCTAATAGGGGAATGTAAATTTAATGTTTGTGAGGTTGGCGAACCATCTAAACCTACCCATTGCGATCTATACAAAGCTGTAACACTCAATTGGCCACGAGATCCTGCGTAAGCAGGGTTTACACTCATGGTATTGAACATATACTGGGTATATTGAGCATCTTGCTGCGCATTTGCGCTATCAAAGAATAGGGATGCTAATACTAT
Coding sequences within:
- a CDS encoding S-layer family protein; translation: MINKIIITLVLFFLALQIAKAQCPSSEYATATSFAANITNTNSILGPANNQFTVFNNNNSQLVVHLANPVLAGTRITIRLRRNTNNAGLLIYSSDEETAGYNNLVQYTSTNTPLGSTFDVTYTASRTIEYLLFRGNSSTGSSFSVDAISYCMININVTNTTVVEEVGNAIFDVTYSGANTSAFTFNYSTAEGSALNGIDFTNTPGSLSFSGASGQTLQITVPIINDEYGENTEDFTINFSNVSGGATLNTKTATITITDNDVPIPNNTPLVLMDEFNGYYDYSTTGGSLRTGDNSNACAITTLSSNTLLSPIPTGAVIDKAYLYWSHSSQVPDDNVIFEGVNVKASKIYGSALSFNGANLQFYGYVADVTSLVENIASPSTNVFDFSGLTIDNGGDYCATSTVMGGWSMMVFYQESSLPAVTINLYEGYKGDSGANYPSGIATSTFTLSGFYSIGSLGAKTTVLSWEGDDTLANNESLTFSTPSSGANRLVGDGDNDGVTKNNPFNSTIFDNTVFPVVNNSTSYGLDLDTFDVSTFIGVGESSATTTVNVGQDYVIMNAVLLKVPSNIITGKVYEDINYGGGVGRSLATSSGELIEGVTVELYNSSNTLVDIATTDDQGQYVFGGMANGNYLVRVVNATVKSTRDNGITCSDCFGVPTYRSDFGTITGFTSVDRIGGLNPSIPDSGEGTLNNAKTVSTVNISNEGIVGLNFGFNFNTIVNTNEDGQGSLNQFIINSNTLGETNLDILPNSIFDPISGEDISIFMIPPVGDVQGRTADTNYASGIFDIFIPNAKSLAVITDNNTSIDGRTQTAYSGDTNIGTTGSGGSSVGVSANTLTTFVNPEIQIHRNAGDVIRIQALNTVIRNVSIYANNNAGIRINSGDALVAENLIGVNAQGNNSGNIDYGVEVVGGEIVIRDNYIATTSDAGILINGGASTLIQGNQITTNGTGTCFDNIKIQNGSGINITGNLIEKAGALGIDASGYVGNLMINENTITNSGQNGGLCSGVIENAGIKLDGDNSQISKNIIASNGGSGIVISGGATSGNLISQNSIFANGTAANALGIDLDASNALGDGVTINDAADADSGPNGLLNFPIIANAFVSGPNLVIEGWSRPGATIEIFLTDINEGSAITGDNQLGYTTDYGEGQIYLATVVEGSAADVSAAVSPYTDVDGNTDTTNKFKFVITGPLTIAAGNFITSTATISNSTSEFSPFSIIKNYTVITNRRITYRVKTN
- a CDS encoding OmpA family protein, which codes for MVRKILFTVVLLLISIGSLSAQEKSLERANAKYNEFSFSPAIDIYKKVLDKGFVSAELLKNLGNSYYFNADYKNASEIYKRLVTEFESDVTPDYYFRYAQTLRSLGEYEAADELMKKFSEITSSGDYRANNFTADRDYRKEIKENSGRYTIGSFEFNTVYSEFAPAYYKEGLLFSSDRDTGNLARYRHTWNSKDFLDIYKVNADSLSMGSVVKMNKNINSRLHESTVAATRDGSVIYFTRNNFKEGKSTKDEDGVIRLKIFRAIIQDSIVAYLEELPFNSDSYSVAHPALSPDEKTLYFASDMPGTLGESDIFKVTINDDRTFSTPENLGSTINTEARETFPFVTSEDVLYFSSEGHPGLGGLDVFATKIRDNDYTGAVKNVGEPINGQLDDFTFIFNEEDRTGYFASNRDTGLGNDDIYSFVENIPLQLECRQEISGIVRDKISNQVLVGATVKVINEDNIEILQTLTDANGYYEIVIDCDQGNFVRAMTDGYIPSEEYMGESDGEPKVIDFYLERDNVSGGFGDDLAKLLQLSTIYFDLNKYNIRPDAEIEIQKVIAAMEKYPSLKIKVNSHTDSRGKDAYNLWLSQKRAESTVGYMISKGISEDRLEGEGFGETKLVNNCGNNSRCTSKEHDLNRRSEFIIRE
- a CDS encoding type IX secretion system membrane protein PorP/SprF → MNKLIFLVPIVLASLFFDSANAQQDAQYTQYMFNTMSVNPAYAGSRGQLSVTALYRSQWVGLDGSPTSQTLNLHSPIRNSRLGYGVSIVNDEIGNGTVQETYFDGVISYTIDVSQTAKLSFGLKAGGNLLNLDFNKLRNFDSEAVSGDNIENKFSPNFGIGAYYHTDKFYLGLSAPNLLETDHFDNSARESNSITFLAQERINFYAITGYVFDLSSEFKFKPALLTKVVGGAPLQVDLSANFMYNEKFTFGAAYRWDAAVSAMAGFQISDQFMIGLAYDKETTELGSTRFNDGSFEIFLRYELMKSFQKLVSPRFF